The following are from one region of the Phormidium sp. PBR-2020 genome:
- a CDS encoding peptidase yields MALAIALVGLIILLQPLNATGDLGPEGVRLEDLPYRSHPLPRSLGAIAPQGQHYGDRLEETGVGALVWSEFPVRVYLDGSPSESWRGAMTGVIEEWGEYLSLEMADESESADIVIWQRRPPPRRVGDDFRAAAARVSYDLYWREQQLGHRFEILLSPTQGTEAAQAALRHELGHALGIWGHSDRPTDVMYYSQVRHPPHLSPRDLRTLRYLYEQPTRLGWSLLED; encoded by the coding sequence ATGGCGTTGGCGATCGCCCTTGTTGGGCTAATTATTCTGCTGCAACCGCTGAATGCAACTGGTGATTTAGGGCCAGAGGGAGTTCGGCTGGAGGATTTGCCTTATCGCTCCCACCCTCTACCGAGGTCTTTGGGGGCGATCGCTCCGCAGGGGCAGCATTATGGCGATCGCCTAGAAGAGACGGGAGTTGGGGCCTTAGTTTGGTCTGAGTTCCCGGTTCGCGTTTATCTCGATGGCTCTCCCTCTGAGTCTTGGCGGGGGGCGATGACTGGGGTAATTGAGGAATGGGGAGAATATTTATCCCTGGAGATGGCTGACGAGTCCGAGTCGGCGGATATTGTCATTTGGCAGCGTCGTCCCCCACCGCGACGGGTGGGAGATGACTTTCGGGCGGCGGCGGCCCGAGTGAGTTATGACCTGTATTGGCGGGAGCAGCAGTTAGGCCATCGCTTTGAGATTCTCCTGAGTCCCACTCAGGGAACTGAGGCGGCTCAGGCGGCTCTGCGTCATGAGTTGGGTCATGCGTTGGGAATTTGGGGCCATAGCGATCGCCCTACGGATGTGATGTATTACTCCCAGGTGCGTCATCCTCCCCATCTCTCTCCACGAGACTTGAGGACACTCAGGTATCTCTATGAACAGCCGACTCGTTTGGGATGGTCTTTGTTAGAAGATTGA
- the secG gene encoding preprotein translocase subunit SecG, giving the protein MTTATIVQLVWVISAVSLIVVVLLHSPKGDGIGGIGGQAQLFTSAKSAETTLNRITWTLTILFMGCTVVLSAGWV; this is encoded by the coding sequence ATGACAACTGCAACGATTGTTCAATTGGTTTGGGTGATTTCGGCGGTGAGCCTGATTGTGGTGGTTCTCCTCCATTCTCCTAAAGGCGATGGGATTGGCGGCATTGGCGGCCAGGCTCAACTGTTTACCAGTGCCAAAAGTGCCGAAACCACTCTTAATCGCATTACTTGGACGTTGACGATTTTATTTATGGGCTGCACGGTGGTCTTAAGTGCGGGCTGGGTTTAA
- a CDS encoding SMC family ATPase codes for MIPLHLTLHNFFSYQSATLDFSGLHTACICGENGAGKSSLLEAISWVVWGKSRANSEDDIIRIGQKEASVDFVFRSQEQVFRIKRSHRRGQSSSLEFQIETGQGFRSITGKGLRGTQHKIIEQLKLDYDTFLSSAYLRQGRADEFMVKKAAQRKQVLVDLLKLDHYDQLADKAREIANQGKAESKLLQEAVTRLETTLAAGPELEGELQAAEAEVAQLQAQQAQRTDRLQELQHQQAQRQRWQHQLDWAAAQGERLEEDYERDRRQQEQLREQQAQLRAILEQAVEIEQGYKEYQALSAKERDWTEQFSRYQDASQRQSQLRQELDRRKVEVQQQLHQEQAQLQACDRQLEQLQESLQREPQIQAGLAQLAQAKTQLQELEHCHSQAAPLRQRQQRLQGERDRIRAQLEARLEQQQQRQAQLEQRQAQRPQLEQALAQVSEQIEALDKLRVYHKRVKEKGLERRSFLDGLHGSLQEYGRRLGEMDQKRALLQDPDAACPLCDRPLDEHHWQLVAGKHEQQHQELRHQHWLIQEQIAISEREIQVLRQEYRQLEQQLADYDRLREERGQRQAQLAATQEEWELLQQVRADSEELARAIAEDDYAPGIAEELASVEEQLAALQYDERELALARGAVERYRWADLQNAQLEQSRRQMQQLQEQRPELQGAVEVRKQALQELESEGETARELRDLQHYIDSLDYDVQAHRQLRQQLDEAEGWRSQWQLLENAQQALPGLEEQLGHLGDRLKTRQQELEQWQQQMQATQAALADCPDCSQEMAQVQTQLEQGRSQLNDRSAQLGRLQQQQQHRQAQQAHLEEQRRQLARSQRQHRVYQELSQAFGKNGIQALTIETVLPQLEAEANQFLARLSANQLHVQFVTQRASKGSKKTRKLIDTLDIYIADARGTRAYETYSGGEAFRINFAIRLALAKLLAQRSGAALQLLVIDEGFGTQDDRGCERLVSAIEAIAPDFACILAVTHIPHLKEAFQTHVEVVKTDAGSQVCVSH; via the coding sequence ATGATTCCTTTACACCTGACGCTTCACAATTTTTTTAGCTACCAATCAGCCACCCTCGATTTTAGTGGCTTGCATACCGCCTGTATTTGTGGGGAAAATGGAGCGGGAAAGTCTTCCCTACTCGAAGCCATTTCTTGGGTGGTTTGGGGCAAGTCCCGGGCTAACTCGGAGGATGATATTATCCGCATTGGCCAAAAAGAGGCTTCGGTTGATTTTGTCTTTCGCTCTCAAGAGCAGGTGTTTCGCATCAAGCGATCGCACCGCCGGGGACAGTCGAGTTCCCTGGAGTTTCAAATTGAGACGGGCCAGGGATTTCGCTCGATTACGGGCAAGGGACTCCGAGGCACGCAGCACAAGATTATTGAGCAGCTTAAGCTCGATTATGATACGTTTTTGAGTTCTGCCTATCTGCGTCAGGGCCGTGCTGATGAGTTTATGGTCAAGAAAGCGGCTCAGCGGAAACAGGTGCTGGTGGATTTGCTGAAGTTGGATCACTATGATCAACTTGCGGATAAGGCTCGGGAGATTGCTAATCAGGGCAAAGCCGAGAGTAAACTCTTGCAAGAGGCCGTGACCCGTTTAGAGACGACTTTGGCGGCGGGCCCAGAGTTGGAGGGGGAACTGCAAGCGGCGGAGGCGGAGGTGGCTCAGTTACAGGCTCAACAAGCTCAGCGAACGGACCGCTTGCAGGAGTTACAACATCAACAGGCCCAACGACAGCGTTGGCAACATCAGTTAGACTGGGCGGCCGCTCAAGGGGAGCGTCTTGAGGAGGATTATGAACGCGATCGCCGGCAGCAGGAGCAGCTTCGAGAGCAACAGGCCCAGCTGAGGGCTATTTTAGAGCAGGCGGTTGAGATTGAACAGGGATATAAGGAGTATCAGGCCTTATCGGCGAAAGAGCGGGACTGGACCGAGCAGTTTAGCCGCTATCAGGATGCCAGTCAACGTCAGAGTCAACTGCGTCAGGAGTTGGATCGCCGCAAGGTTGAGGTGCAACAGCAACTGCATCAGGAGCAGGCCCAACTTCAGGCCTGCGATCGCCAACTCGAACAGTTGCAGGAGAGTTTACAACGAGAACCCCAGATTCAAGCGGGACTGGCCCAACTGGCTCAGGCGAAAACCCAGTTACAGGAGTTGGAACATTGCCACAGCCAGGCCGCTCCCCTGCGACAGCGACAACAACGACTGCAAGGGGAACGCGATCGCATCCGGGCCCAACTCGAAGCTCGCCTAGAGCAGCAACAACAGCGACAGGCCCAACTCGAACAGCGTCAGGCCCAACGGCCGCAACTCGAACAGGCTCTGGCCCAGGTGAGTGAGCAGATTGAGGCGTTGGACAAATTGCGGGTGTATCACAAACGGGTGAAAGAAAAAGGCCTCGAACGCCGCAGTTTTCTCGATGGTCTGCATGGCAGTCTTCAGGAGTATGGGCGACGGTTGGGGGAGATGGACCAAAAACGCGCTCTGTTGCAAGATCCTGATGCTGCCTGTCCTCTGTGCGATCGCCCCCTGGATGAACATCATTGGCAGTTGGTGGCGGGGAAACATGAGCAGCAGCATCAGGAATTACGCCATCAGCATTGGTTGATTCAAGAGCAAATCGCGATCTCGGAACGGGAAATTCAGGTGTTGCGTCAGGAATATCGCCAACTGGAACAGCAATTGGCCGATTATGATCGCCTGCGGGAAGAACGGGGGCAACGACAGGCTCAACTGGCGGCGACTCAAGAGGAGTGGGAGTTGTTGCAACAGGTGCGAGCCGATAGTGAGGAGCTGGCCCGGGCGATCGCCGAGGACGACTATGCTCCAGGCATCGCTGAGGAGTTGGCCAGTGTGGAGGAGCAGTTGGCGGCACTTCAGTATGATGAGCGGGAGTTGGCCTTGGCTCGGGGGGCGGTGGAGCGCTACCGCTGGGCGGATTTGCAGAATGCTCAACTGGAGCAATCCCGGCGACAGATGCAGCAGTTGCAGGAGCAACGGCCGGAGTTGCAGGGGGCTGTGGAGGTTAGGAAGCAAGCCTTACAGGAGTTGGAGAGTGAGGGGGAAACGGCGCGGGAGCTACGAGATTTGCAACATTATATTGATAGTCTTGATTATGATGTTCAGGCTCATCGTCAGTTACGGCAACAGTTGGATGAGGCGGAGGGCTGGCGATCGCAGTGGCAATTGCTAGAGAATGCTCAGCAGGCGTTACCCGGTTTAGAGGAGCAGTTGGGCCATTTGGGCGATCGCCTCAAGACGCGACAGCAGGAGTTGGAGCAATGGCAGCAACAGATGCAGGCCACCCAGGCCGCTTTGGCCGACTGTCCCGACTGTTCTCAGGAGATGGCCCAGGTGCAGACTCAACTCGAACAGGGGCGATCGCAGCTGAATGACCGCTCGGCTCAGTTAGGACGCTTGCAACAGCAACAACAGCATCGTCAGGCTCAACAGGCCCATTTAGAGGAACAGCGACGGCAGTTGGCTCGCAGTCAACGACAGCATCGGGTGTATCAGGAGTTGAGCCAGGCCTTTGGCAAGAATGGCATCCAGGCCCTGACCATTGAAACGGTGCTACCCCAACTCGAAGCAGAAGCGAATCAGTTTTTAGCCCGTCTGAGTGCCAATCAGCTCCATGTGCAATTTGTGACGCAACGGGCCTCGAAAGGGAGTAAAAAAACCCGCAAACTCATTGATACCCTGGATATTTATATTGCCGATGCTCGGGGAACTCGCGCCTATGAAACCTATTCCGGGGGCGAGGCGTTTCGCATTAACTTTGCCATTCGTTTAGCTTTAGCGAAACTCCTGGCTCAGCGTTCGGGGGCGGCGTTGCAGTTATTGGTGATTGATGAGGGGTTTGGGACGCAGGATGATCGCGGCTGTGAACGGTTGGTGTCCGCCATTGAGGCGATCGCCCCGGATTTTGCCTGTATTCTGGCGGTGACTCATATTCCCCATCTCAAAGAGGCCTTTCAAACCCATGTGGAGGTGGTGAAAACCGATGCCGGGTCTCAAGTCTGTGTCTCCCATTAA
- a CDS encoding ATP-binding protein: MNPNSVRFLQHQAASLLLYQEVLTGEAGQAFVQLLDTLYRHDKPSACVYAYARWFRALVARGQSWQDYLIQRLLYDDNPFTHQAQLHPFPDLNPTLVQAAQDDLSALQHLATCGGPTLSQWVRQVTKSDSSLVAIPDHIGEHPLQLGQTWNESLPELAAFHRQRGAGTLAQYHVLRWSESNLQGVPVADPVRLEELAGYETQKATLVENTQRLLAGELALHVLLYGSRGTGKSSLVKALVNEYGDRGLRLLEVMKSQLYDLPQISERLRNLPQKFILFVDDLSFEEDDDAFKALKVVLEGSVTARPQNVVVYATSNRRHLIREFFEDRPRPGAAAEIHNWDTVEEKLSFSDRFGLTLTFEGTDQRRYLEIVRHLAGQRRLDLPLGELEAQALQWATRHNGRSGRTARQFIEQLQPQLKTARASDDPWNA, translated from the coding sequence ATGAATCCCAATTCCGTTCGCTTTCTCCAACACCAAGCCGCCTCATTACTCCTCTATCAAGAGGTTTTGACGGGTGAGGCGGGACAGGCCTTTGTTCAACTTCTCGACACTCTCTACCGTCACGACAAACCCAGCGCCTGTGTCTATGCCTACGCTCGTTGGTTTCGGGCCTTAGTGGCTCGGGGACAGAGTTGGCAGGACTATTTGATTCAACGACTGCTCTATGATGATAATCCCTTCACTCATCAAGCCCAGTTACATCCCTTCCCGGATCTCAATCCCACCCTGGTGCAAGCGGCCCAAGATGACTTAAGCGCCCTACAACACCTGGCAACCTGTGGCGGCCCCACCCTCAGTCAATGGGTGCGTCAGGTGACTAAATCCGACAGTTCCCTGGTGGCCATTCCCGATCACATCGGCGAGCATCCCCTGCAATTGGGCCAAACTTGGAATGAGTCCCTCCCAGAATTAGCCGCGTTCCATCGCCAACGAGGGGCTGGAACCTTGGCTCAATATCACGTTCTCCGCTGGTCTGAGTCTAACCTACAGGGAGTCCCCGTAGCTGATCCGGTGCGCTTAGAGGAGTTGGCCGGGTATGAGACTCAAAAAGCCACCTTGGTTGAGAATACCCAGCGCTTATTGGCCGGAGAATTAGCTCTCCATGTCTTGCTCTATGGCAGTCGTGGCACTGGGAAATCCTCCCTCGTCAAAGCCTTGGTGAATGAGTATGGCGATCGCGGCTTACGACTACTCGAAGTCATGAAATCACAACTTTATGACCTGCCCCAAATTAGTGAACGGTTACGAAATTTACCGCAAAAATTCATTTTGTTTGTAGATGACCTCTCCTTTGAAGAAGATGACGACGCCTTTAAAGCCCTAAAAGTGGTCTTAGAAGGTAGTGTGACCGCTCGACCTCAAAACGTCGTGGTCTATGCCACATCCAACCGTCGTCATCTAATTCGTGAATTCTTTGAGGATCGCCCTCGCCCGGGTGCCGCCGCCGAAATTCATAACTGGGACACCGTCGAAGAAAAACTCTCCTTTAGCGATCGCTTTGGCTTAACCCTGACCTTTGAGGGCACAGACCAACGCCGTTATCTAGAAATTGTGCGGCATTTAGCAGGACAACGCCGTCTGGATCTCCCCCTCGGGGAACTCGAAGCCCAAGCCCTGCAATGGGCAACTCGCCATAATGGGCGTTCAGGACGCACTGCCCGACAGTTTATTGAACAGCTACAACCTCAGCTCAAAACAGCACGAGCGAGCGATGATCCCTGGAACGCATAA
- the gpmI gene encoding 2,3-bisphosphoglycerate-independent phosphoglycerate mutase has product MSQAPVSPVVLVILDGWGYREEHTNNSIAAADTPVMDSLWNAYPRTTIRTSGKDVGLPIGQMGNSEVGHLNLGSGRVVPQELVRISDAIEEGTIRDNPALQKLGQATKTSGGKLHLIGLCSDGGVHSHVDHLLGLVEWAKAEGIEQLCIHAITDGRDTNPHSGSAVIRKIQAHLDEVGVGEIVTISGRYYAMDRDHRWDRVEKAYRVLTENTPRVDQSVEEVIEAAYAEEITDEFLLPTRVAEGAIEANDSVIFYNFRPDRARELTQALVDPEFAAFEREYRPLNFLTFTQYDPSFPVLVAFEPQNLTNILGEVIADHGLKQFRTAETEKYAHVTYFFNGGRETPFEGEDRHLINSPMVATYDRAPAMSAEEVTDVAVEAIAQRVYSLVVINYANPDMVGHTGMMDASVEAITTVDRCLGRLIDSIGKVGGTALITADHGNAEYMKDEKGNPWTAHTTNPVPFILIEGEGAKVPGYGGEVVLREDGRLADIAPTILEILGLPQPQEMTGRSMLVPASYEVHPNRTPIAVRV; this is encoded by the coding sequence ATGAGTCAAGCACCTGTGTCTCCGGTGGTGCTGGTGATTCTAGATGGCTGGGGATATCGAGAAGAACACACCAATAACTCCATTGCCGCAGCCGATACGCCCGTAATGGACAGTTTGTGGAACGCCTACCCCCGTACCACGATCCGTACGTCTGGAAAAGATGTGGGGCTGCCCATCGGACAAATGGGAAATTCTGAGGTTGGACATTTGAACCTCGGCTCCGGACGCGTCGTCCCTCAGGAGTTGGTGCGGATTTCCGATGCCATTGAGGAAGGGACTATCCGCGATAACCCAGCACTGCAAAAGCTTGGTCAAGCTACCAAAACCTCGGGTGGTAAGCTTCATCTGATTGGTCTATGTTCTGATGGTGGGGTTCACTCCCATGTGGATCATCTTCTGGGATTGGTGGAGTGGGCCAAGGCTGAGGGCATTGAACAGCTTTGCATTCATGCCATTACCGATGGTCGGGATACTAATCCTCATTCTGGTAGTGCCGTTATTCGTAAGATTCAAGCTCATCTCGATGAGGTGGGCGTTGGGGAAATTGTGACGATCAGTGGCCGCTACTATGCCATGGATCGGGATCACCGCTGGGATCGGGTGGAAAAAGCCTATCGGGTGCTGACTGAGAATACGCCTCGGGTGGATCAGTCGGTGGAGGAGGTGATTGAGGCGGCTTATGCTGAGGAGATTACCGATGAGTTTCTGCTGCCGACTCGTGTGGCGGAGGGGGCGATCGAAGCCAATGATAGTGTTATTTTCTATAATTTTCGCCCGGATCGGGCCCGAGAACTGACCCAAGCTTTGGTAGACCCCGAGTTTGCGGCCTTTGAGCGGGAGTATCGGCCTCTCAATTTCCTCACCTTTACCCAGTATGATCCCAGTTTCCCGGTCTTGGTGGCTTTTGAGCCGCAAAATTTGACCAATATCCTGGGAGAAGTGATTGCTGATCATGGGTTAAAACAATTCCGCACGGCAGAGACGGAAAAATATGCTCATGTGACCTATTTCTTTAATGGAGGGCGAGAAACCCCCTTTGAGGGGGAAGATCGTCATCTAATTAATTCGCCGATGGTGGCGACGTACGATCGCGCCCCCGCCATGTCTGCCGAAGAGGTAACGGATGTGGCCGTGGAGGCGATCGCGCAACGGGTGTATTCTCTGGTGGTGATTAACTATGCCAACCCGGATATGGTGGGCCATACGGGGATGATGGATGCGTCTGTTGAAGCCATCACTACAGTTGATCGTTGTTTGGGCCGCCTCATCGATAGTATTGGTAAGGTGGGAGGAACGGCCCTGATTACAGCCGACCATGGGAATGCTGAATATATGAAGGATGAAAAGGGCAATCCTTGGACGGCTCACACCACGAACCCGGTTCCCTTTATCCTGATTGAAGGGGAAGGAGCTAAGGTTCCTGGTTATGGGGGTGAGGTGGTGTTGCGAGAGGATGGCCGTTTGGCGGACATCGCTCCGACGATTCTTGAGATTCTGGGGCTACCCCAACCCCAAGAAATGACGGGACGCTCGATGCTGGTTCCCGCCAGTTATGAGGTACATCCTAACCGAACCCCAATTGCGGTTCGCGTTTAG